In Lathyrus oleraceus cultivar Zhongwan6 chromosome 2, CAAS_Psat_ZW6_1.0, whole genome shotgun sequence, the DNA window TTCCATTTAGTTGAGGATGATACTCGAGAATCTCATGGAAAATTAAATCTCGAATTTCTCCCTTTGTTACTCTTCTcttttcaaattcaaattccaTTTGTGTAATCGGCTGGCAGGATGGTTCCCTTTCAATTTTTGCCAGTCCGTTGAAGTAAGGATGAGCTAATGCCTGACATCACCGAATCATATAAAACTCTTGAACAAGACGCTAACATATACGTATATCAATATACAGTGTAGTCACTCACAAATCGCAGAAATAGCGGTTTGTTCAAATTTTGCTATGTTGTAGTGCTATGCATTAGACAACACTTTGTACTAAATCGCGTATCGCGGAACAATAGTGGTTTGTTAAAATTGAGCTACACTATAGCCGCTATTTGACAACACTGAGCATTTAATTATACGACTAAAACAACGGTTTAATACTATACTTCACGAAAGAGTGCAAATAACAAACCTCTTCGGCAGTAGGCCGGTCTTTTGGATCAAAGGCAAGCAACCTTTCGAGTAGTCGTAGTGATAAAGGATCCGCATTGGGAAATTTTTGTGCAAATGATACAGGCTGTTTTTTCCTCATACTTGTTAAGTATCTCCTTGCTTTATCGTTGCGTACCTGTATATAATTCAAAGATTAACACAAGAAAAAGCATAAGCAAAACAGTTAACTTTCTCTCTAGAGGAAAACAAAATTACCCGAGATATAGCATCGAGTGAGGGGGTCCCAAGCAAATCCGTTATTAGATCCAACTGATGGACAACACTTTTTCCAGGAAAAAGTGGTTTTCCGATTAATACTTCGGCAAAGATGCATCCGATACTCCAAATATCAATTGCCGGAGTATACTACAATCAAAAACTTAGTGTTAGCTCATCAGAATACAAATTCAAAGGAAATTAATATAGCAAGCAGTTCATGCGTATTGATCGGAAAGAATGACAGAACCCGTATTGTGGATAGACATGCAATTTCTACGCATGAAGCTAATGATTTTTGAAAGAATATTGAAAAAGCCATACCTTTGAGTAAAACGATCCACAGAGCTCTGGTGCTCTATACCACCTTGTAGCAACATAATCCTATAAAAGCATATTCGATAAGCAAGAAAATATTAGCCCCTAGATTACGAAGGCTTTTTCTATGAGTCACGCAGACACAGCTGCAGAAAAAGATAAGATGATAGATAATATATGAATGGAATACCGTCCAAAATACAGTTGTTGGAGTGTCGCTGAAAGCAACTCTAGCTAACCCAAAATCACAGATTTTAAGTTTACAGTTTGCATTGGCCAGTATATTCTTTGGCTTCAAGTCTCGATGATACACATTTGCTGTAATAAGTATTACATGAACGACGTTGATATCAATGCAAGAAAACTCGTGTTGGTAAAATAATTGTGAACGAGTGGCAATTAGATATCAAAGAAATACCGGTGTGAATATACTTCAAAGCTCGAAGTAATTGGTAAAGAAAAAACTGATAGTGCTCTTTTGTTAAGTCGGCATTGGCTCTAATGACTTGATGCAGATCAGACTCCAAAAGCTCAAAAACAACATAAATATCTTTGAAGTCTTTGCTTGAAGGAGGCAACATAATGTGCTTAATTTCAACGATATCGGGATGTCGAAGAAGTCTGAGAAGCTTTATCTCACGAAGAATACGTGCAGCATCGGATATATGCTCAAAGATGCCATGAACCTTTTTAATTGCAACGCTTTCACCCGTATGAGTGTCAACGGCTGAACAAACAACACCATAACTACCTTTGCCAATTACTTCTTGAATTTTATACCGGTTGGCATCACCATATTCCGAGAAGAAATCCATCTCCATTGATTTCTAGAGTAAAGAAATAAAAATCATTTTCACAAAGTAAAATCAAGCTAAAGCACTAAATGGAAAGCAAAATTTCACAATATATAGAACTTAAAACAGTATATAAATTTTGTCTCTATAGTAGAAAGGAACATTGATTTATATTGCTGATATCTCAGATCCTATGAAGCACGGACACAGACACAGATATCGGACACAACACCAACACTAAGACGTCAACACTtgtaataatttgaaaaaatgaataaaGCGAACGTAATCACAAGTTTCGGTGTCGTGACAGTGTCCGACGCAGACATGGACACACATTTTTCAGAGCTGTTGGTGCTACATAGCTCAGAACTCACCAATAAGGCAATAAACTTGATCAACATTATACAAACATACATGTTTGATGGAATCTACGCGATGGAGCTAACACTAGAACAGCATTAGAGAATCACAAGAGACATTGTTACCATCTAAATAAAGTAGAAGTTTTACCATTTCAAAAGGTCATTAAACATTAAACATAACAAATTTCTTAAGAAAAACCAATCTTCATTTCAAAACCGAAACCTTGTTTTTACCTTCTGAAATCCACAGTTCCTTCTAATTCACCAACTCAAAAAATGTTTCTGAATTAGTCAACCATGTAGGATGCACCTAACTAATGCTTGCAAAGTACATCACAGAAGACGTAGGATGAAAAGAAAGAGAGAAAAAAAGTACAAGGGTAGATTGAAATGAAGATAAACAACCCTAACAAAAAATGCCACCTAACAAGTCAAAAGAAAAAGCGTGCAAAATTCATCAAACGAATATCCAAAACCCCTAAAAATATGCTGAAAAAAACAAGATCATGTCAATTATGCTGCTATCATCTTTCAAAAGTGACAAAAACGTGGGACACAAAATCATACCACGTGACAGAAACAAAACTAACTCATTTCATAGAAATGAAAATTTCAGAAGCAACCAACAAcagaaaaacaaaaacaacatttttccTATCACCCATTTAGTTAAATCTAACTTTCTCACAAAAGGGTACCTTACTAAATTCATAAAAGAATGATTTTTCTCAAGCAATTAGAGTAATTTGAAAAGGGTTTAGAAATGAAATTGATAAAAACAAAGGGAACAAAGAACCAACCTTTCCTTTCTGCATTTCTTTACCaacacctacaacaacaaaaTCTCCACAAGAGTCTTATCAAGTCAAGAAAATTCAGCACAATTTCACAACAAACTCAAACAATCAAAGGTTGCAAAAATTAACCCTTCAAGGAAGATAGGATCCAAAGGAAACCCTACATGCACCCTTGTTAGAATTCCAACACCAACCACACCAAACTGCAGAATTAGTCACAGCCCACGATCTTGAAGGGATAAAGCTGCAACCTTGCGATGAAGGGTCACTCATATTCTTTCTCAGTGTACCAACTGAGCTTTTACCAAAAAGCACGTTTTGTAAATGTTGCAGATTATGAGGCAAACGAGTACTGAAACTGATGAGAAATTTTGAAGGGAAAAATTGAGAGGTTTTTTAGGAATCAAAATAGTGGTTTGCTAGATACTTTGCTAGATACACTGATATCGGATTCtacttttatatttttattttttgaagTTGATATATGGAATTAATATATATAATTTGTGTTATTTTATTTTGTGAAAGGGTAAGAGTTTATTGTCAATTCATTTTCTTGAGAAAAAACgacaaagaaataaaataaagcaAAATTTGTCCCATAATTAACTATATTTTTTATAAAGAAATTTTtaacttttttccttttttgttatttgagaaaagaaaaaagaatcTGTCATACAAAACTTTGCTAAGAGATGTATATAATTGAAAGTAAATTTTGAGAAGGCATCtgattgttttttttttgttgactttatGAGATATTTGTTGAGTATGATGGTTTTGGCTCCAAGTTGAGAGGTTTGATGGAAGCTCTCGTTTTCAATAGTTTTATGTCTATCTTTGTCAATGGTAGTAGTCTAACAAAAAAACTTTGGTTACTTGAGGGCTTCAAGGGGATCCCCTTTCTCCCTTTCTCTTCTTATTGGTGACATAAGGTTTATCTGGTATGATGAGTAGGGCGACAAGTTTGGGAAAATTTGATGGATTTCAGGTAAATGATCACTCATATTTCGAAATCCTTAAATTTGTTGATGATATAATGTTGCTAGGAGACGGTTCTTTGAAGGATATTTGGAGCGTTAAAGCCCCCCTTAGAGGTTTTGAATTGGCAGCTGGTCTTCGTGTGAACTTGACCAAAAGTAGGCTTATGGGTGTAAAGTTGAACTCAGATTTTATCCAAGCGGTTTCTTCTTTCCTTAATTGTGAAATTGGTTCTACCTCTTTCATTTTTTGGCATTCTCGTTGGAATCAACCCTAAGAGGAAAGAGGTGTGGAAGCATATTGTCTCGAAGTTGAGAAGAAGACTTGCTAGTTGGCAACATAAACATTTGTCCATAAGAAGGAGGGTGGTCCTTTTGAATTCTATTTTGTCACATATcacaatttatttatttttttctttctataAAGCCCCGTAAGCCATCATCAAGGAAATTATTATGCTTCAAATAGATATTTAATGGGGAGGAGTGgaagaaaaaaagaaaatcaATTGGATAAGTTGGGACAAAATTTGTGTGTCAAAAGAAGAAGGAGGTATTAAAATCAAGCATTACGGGAAATTCAATCTTGATCTTCTAAGCCAGTGGAAGTTGAGAATATTAAACGAGGAAAATTCGTTATGGACTAACCTTCTTTCTTACGGGTATGGCGATATCAAAAGGGCGTTGCTCAATGGTTCAACTATTAAATCGAGGAATAAAATGTCTCTTGGATGGAGAGACATTTGTGCGATTGGAACGACGGTAGATGGAAATTATGAAAATTGGTTTACTTCTTCAATTGTGTGCAATCTTGGTAATGGTGATTGCATAGAGTTTTGGCATGATCATTGGCTTGGAGTTGTTCCTTTGTGCACGCAGTTTTCTCTGTTGTTTCAATTCTCAATGGCGGACATATAAAAAATCAGCGAGTTTGGCATTTGGATTGCTGACCAATGGAAGTGGCAGGTGGGTTTTCAGGACAACAACCTTTCAACGTCTGCCACTGTCATGTTGGTTGAGTTGTTTCTAATTTTACAGTCGGTTCATCCTTCCATAAATGTTTTCGATCGATACGTTTGGTGGAAATATAAAACTGACTTCTCTGTCAAAGTGAGTTACAAGAGAATTTTGGATGATGGCAACCGAAATGGGATGGTTGATGTGGAGCGTGCTAACGTGTTGAATAGGTTGTGGAAAACTAAATCTCCAAGTAAAGTGTTAATCTTTGGTTGGAGGTTAATTTTGAATAAACTTTCAACTATAATGGAGTTGGTGAAGCAAGGAGTTCTAGCCGATCCTTTTAATTTGGGTTGCCCTTTGTGTTTTGAAGAAGAGGGGGATTTGGACTATCTCTTTGGAGAGTGTCCCATTTCAAAGCTATGGTGGCGTAAGActtatgattggttttgagttgaaCTTCCAAATCAGCCGGGTTCTATATTATTCCTCGTTTACAAGCATTGGAGTTCTCTACGAAGTCCACTTTCAAAATTGAAACATATTGGCTATTCAGGTTAGCTTTATGTTGGTCAATTTGGGCGTGTAGAAATGTGATTTTTTTCAAAGGAAGGATGTTGAGAAATTTTGATGGGGTGGGCATGATTAAACTAATAGCTTAATAATGGTTCGTTTAGTTTAATAAAGTAGGGAGAAATCTGTTATGGTCGGATTAGTGTGTCAATCTGGACAATTGTATTGAGTAGTTCTTGACGATTTATGTAGTCTATCTGCTTTTACCGGATGTTTATTTGTTTGTTCTGCTGGGTTGAGCACCCCTTGTGCTAGTTAATTCATTCCTTTTTCTTATAAAAAACTACCTTATAATACATGAAATTCATTTTGGGCTAGTCATCAAAAGAGATGCATTATGATTGATTTGCTCATGATTTAAAAAGAATATTTGCACTAGATTTTATAAAGTTTAGCATAATAATGAAATCTTGATATTTACTTTTAGTAATTGAACAGTGAGGAGAGTCATAAAATCACATTATTCTCTGGTGGTTAATCAGTGATTGTTTAGAAGTTTATTCTCTAAAGAATAATTTTGATGTTTTTTCCTCTCAATACAATGAATTAAATTTGAGAGACAGTTGTAGCACCTCgaatttgcacccatcattgtacatacattctcatattaggtcatagcataacatggtccactgcatagcattgcattgtcccagctgcctcaagtgcaagccaatcaagaaattaggtcaaactggtcaggagatcagtcagtcaagcaagcaagcacaattctcattgagccaaggccctagggttggtccaacatgttcacatgacttggagatccatttgaagtgttttggtcaaagattggatgttcagaagtcatcagttcatgcacagtcaggcaaagaaccctagacagtcaacagtcagtcaaagcaatggatggtggccattcttgtggaatttggacaccatgctcattaatcaagagttcatatgtcttgggacatcatttgaagtcaagttctcaaggaattagggtttggaattcatcagaagaggttcagtcatccaaaaccctagaaaagtcaactgttggtcaactgtccatttaatcagtgatttgatgatggaaattggtttgagggatcttattcatgtccaaatagtcctcatatatcatgtcaaacaccatcatggaagaatttgaagccagatcagaaatttccaaaaatggaaactggacctgtaactgaaacttaccaaaaatggaaagtcttgatcctcaaatttacatcatgatacaagcttcaaatgaatttttgcccaacatgaaagttgacgatctttctcccatttccaaaaagtccaagaactctcaattcccatgtgtggttggcaagttatgatcgaatcattttcagaaattcttgaacttcaaaaggccatatctctcaaaccatttggccaatttgggtggggttttttcctacaagtcacatttgttcccctctttccaaaaatataaatttcatacaccaaaaccttgccaatcaaaatggcattttttgacttgtctcatttaaattcaagtttgaccaagggttgactttttgatataatcatttttttttcacttggccattggaatatgttcagaaatgttaTTTAAAATATGTTGCAAAGCCATTCCCATGAAGTACATGTAGCCCATGCTAGCTTGCTTGAAACTTGGAAAGAAAGTACAAATTCAACCAccatatcccacatatccatgagccatgccttgtaccacaaaaCAGCAGAGGTATGGATGATTTTCTGTCAATTGAAACCACTAGAGGCAGCCATAACACAACAGAACTCATTCATGCTAAAACTCATTCTTGGCCATTTTCTCAAAATCTTCCAAAAAAAACCTCAAGTAACCTAAGCAAGTTTTGTTGGTTTTCTTCATCCAAGCAACATCAAACAGCAAATAAAaacctcattttctgtcaaatgAAATCAGCAGTAGCAGCCAAAAACCACAGAAAACTCATTCTCTAAAAAATCTCATTTTGGCCATTTCTCAAAGAGCAgtcaaaaactctcaaagaactGAGCCTGGCCTTGCTTAATACTACATCTACACAACATTTTGAACTGGTTTCCATCAACATTCTCCAGCTGGAAAGCCATTTCCCATGGCTGTTTTTCCTCACACATCACCCATGACAGTCCAAGTTTTAAGCCATTGCAAGGGTTTCTGAACCAAACCACCTTCACCAATCATCATTGGAAGGCTTTTGCATCATCTGTTTCGGGCCAAGAAGATCAAAACAACACTGTATTTCCTTCTGCTTCAAAAATAAGTACTctagttgcttttagttccttgtgaactttgctttgctttgctatttagcaatttgcattgaggtatgctttctatcttcatgtagtctggaagacctggtctgttacctggccaggcaactgtctgaagtcctccttaagaggcaatgtttgtgactgtttacttttgtccttgcatagagtcaaagtcctcctaagtgaagaggcaattggtggaaggtagggatatgcaatctatcccccactattcatgttgtgtcatctgctttgctcacaccactgtgttgatgcattgcagatacaaacccaagatcttgtgcaattgcacagttgagtcagttttaaatgtgtagaagggttcccactttctgaacccacacattcttgtcttaagctctcccaggccagggataagagctgtgaagtcttatcttcactcacctttcatctgcttcaccttagcccctcaatggcaaggttaagagcacattcacccagttccagaggtttgcttgttgaggttgatatgacccctcgactaaaacctaacccttgtttgagccacttgcttgtgtatagtgtgtgctatctgtgcttgtatgtttgtttgacttgcttcctgtgcaagttaggattgtttgacttgcttcctgtgcaagttaggattgtttgacttgcttcctgtgcaagttaggattgtttgacttgcttcctgtgcaagttaggtttagtttagacttgcttcctgtgcaagtaggttttgcttggcttgcttcctgtgcaagttaagtgtgtgtgtggcttgcttcctgtgcaagtcatgactaggataggctggctccctgtgccagttagctagaaaccttaacttagggatgattttgcatgataacatctaggctcgagtcgtagtctccctagtgttgtgtctccctctgttatctggttaggctaatcctttatccctccgtaggggaactacgtcgccctgatcctcataccagatgaggtacgtaggcaggagatgagcagatctctccgggcgcctgtgtctttgttttgtcttgttgtgtgcttggaagctgatgtaagtccatcgagtggcagttaggttccagtgtgtgtgcgttttggttcggatgctgatgtaagtccagtgattggcattcaggctccatgtttgccttcttgagtgcgttttggttcggatgctgatgtaagtccagtgattggcattcaggctccatgtttgccttcttgagtgcgttttggttcggatgctgatgtaagtccagtggttggcattcaggctccacgtttgcctttgcctgtgtttgtttgtgtgcatgtcagccgagctacgaatgctctgattcttctctcgtccgagaagatacgtatgcataggatgcgatatcctagcgagcatgtgtcgtttccccagtccgaactacttcgactctgatgtctatgcctgatagactaagtaggcccgggatgcgatatcctgccgagtccgtcttgtttgttttcttgtgtctcttttcagccagtgtgtgtgtgttcgagtagtgtttttagcaaccattttccttcctattgtgcgtggatcccgtagagtactacggatgcgtaggggtgctaataccttcccttcgcataaccgactcccaaacccatcctctttggtcacgagaccatgtcttttcctaggtttactctgagcgtttcctttccctcttttgggataaataacgcacggtggcggctctgttgttcttcgtttcccgccggtttttcgcatgatgcgacagctggcgactctgctggggaaatagagaagttgacctgtgctggtccatcttccctaagcgagtctctcctagcgctctctaggttagggctttggttgctttgcactgctttattg includes these proteins:
- the LOC127117745 gene encoding mitogen-activated protein kinase 20 isoform X2 — encoded protein: MEMDFFSEYGDANRYKIQEVIGKGSYGVVCSAVDTHTGESVAIKKVHGIFEHISDAARILREIKLLRLLRHPDIVEIKHIMLPPSSKDFKDIYVVFELLESDLHQVIRANADLTKEHYQFFLYQLLRALKYIHTANVYHRDLKPKNILANANCKLKICDFGLARVAFSDTPTTVFWTDYVATRWYRAPELCGSFYSKYTPAIDIWSIGCIFAEVLIGKPLFPGKSVVHQLDLITDLLGTPSLDAISRVRNDKARRYLTSMRKKQPVSFAQKFPNADPLSLRLLERLLAFDPKDRPTAEEALAHPYFNGLAKIEREPSCQPITQMEFEFEKRRVTKGEIRDLIFHEILEYHPQLNGTEKTNFLYPSAVDQFEKQFTHLEETDGKSDPVVPLERKHASLPRSTTVHSNIVSSKNRQTTEENSTSYAESNNIRGLQIIPLDTPGKVVRPLVRFGHESIVTDSYDSRTSMRGKTYPAMLNQNRNSIRFNHKY
- the LOC127117745 gene encoding mitogen-activated protein kinase 20 isoform X1, with translation MQKGKKSMEMDFFSEYGDANRYKIQEVIGKGSYGVVCSAVDTHTGESVAIKKVHGIFEHISDAARILREIKLLRLLRHPDIVEIKHIMLPPSSKDFKDIYVVFELLESDLHQVIRANADLTKEHYQFFLYQLLRALKYIHTANVYHRDLKPKNILANANCKLKICDFGLARVAFSDTPTTVFWTDYVATRWYRAPELCGSFYSKYTPAIDIWSIGCIFAEVLIGKPLFPGKSVVHQLDLITDLLGTPSLDAISRVRNDKARRYLTSMRKKQPVSFAQKFPNADPLSLRLLERLLAFDPKDRPTAEEALAHPYFNGLAKIEREPSCQPITQMEFEFEKRRVTKGEIRDLIFHEILEYHPQLNGTEKTNFLYPSAVDQFEKQFTHLEETDGKSDPVVPLERKHASLPRSTTVHSNIVSSKNRQTTEENSTSYAESNNIRGLQIIPLDTPGKVVRPLVRFGHESIVTDSYDSRTSMRGKTYPAMLNQNRNSIRFNHKY